The nucleotide sequence TGGCCCGAGTAAACTGTATCTTGTGGCAAGAAGCTTGCTAATCTTATGTAAACGGCTTATGTTGGCCATGAATACATAAACCTATAAGCCGAGGCCAAATTAAAAGGAATCGGCTCTAGTTTTTAAACCTATCCATACTTGAAGAAATGTCTAAAATTACACTCAAGAAAATAGCGACCCATTTTAACGTGTCTATTTCCACGGTATCTAAGGCCATTAACGATAGTTATGAAATAAGTGAGCAGCTACGGACTAAAATTCAAGACTACGCCAAGGCCAATAACTATCGCCCCAATAAGGTGGCGTTAAACCTGTTGAACAGAAACACCAAGACCATAGGTATTGTAATCCCCAACATATTGAACTATTTTTTCGTTCAAGTCTTATATGGTATTGAAAGTGTGGCAGATATAAAGGGATATAGTATAATTACCTGCATCACCAACCAGAGCCTTGAAAAGGAAACCAAAACCTTGGAATTATTGAGTGCGGGCTCCGTTGACGGCATTATCATTTCATCGGCTGCCGACGAATCGGAACTGCCTGGGCATGTGCCACAGATAAAAAAGCTTCACGATAATCAGATACCCATGGTCATGTTCGATAGGGTAACCGACTTGATCCAGTGTGACAAAGTTATTGTCGATGATTACGAGGCGGGATATAAGGCGACGCGTTTTTTTATCAATACCGGCTGTAGGACCATTGCCGTAGTTACCCCTATAGAAGATTCCAATATAAGCAAACTTCGGATAGACGGGTATAAAAAGGCATTGGATGAAATGGGGGTGGACTTCGATGAAAAGTTAATAGTTCCTATAGGTAAGGAAGATGATTTAGACATAACTATGTCGTTTCTCTTAAATTACCGACCTATCGATGCTATAATGACCCTCGACGAAATAACCGCGGTTAAAGTGATGAGCATAGTGCAATCAAGAGGTTACCGCGTACCGGAGGATATATCCATTATCGGTTTTACGAACGGCGAGCTGTCAAAATATGTTACGCCTTCCCTGACCATGGTAAGTCAACACGGAAAATACATTGGCGAAACGACTGTCGACATACTGATCGACCGTATCGAGAACAAAGACTCTAAAAAGGAATTTGAAACAAAGGTGGTCAAAACCAGCCTTATCGTTAGAAATTCGACCAAAAAGCCCCTTTAGACTAAATCCGGACTTTTTAAGATGATGTGGTTATCATAGAGCTATTTATAACTATTTCTCCTCGGCCCCGGCCGGATCGTTGATGGTAATGAAGCGTACTGTTTATACAAAAATACCGACGGTCCATACAAATTTACTCCCCAAGATGCGGGAGTCCGTATATATTTGATTCGTTGATTTCCGTGATACGGTAATTGACAAGACCAACCACCTTCCTTACGAACAAGCCGATTCTTGAGTGCTTGATACAGCTTTCTCCCGATTATTCCCCCTAGAAAATTTTAACGCCCCATACCCTTATCAATTGGTGTTAAGGACTTTGTTGCATAGGAAAAAGGATAATAATCTATATAAAAATGAAAATGTTATGGTAAAATCATCATCTAAACAGATGCTTTATGGTAAGGTATCTAGTAAAAAGGACGGTAGCTCGTTAGAAGGCTTGGCCGTAGAATTGGTAGACGGGAATCTTCTTAAAATGAAAGGGGTAAAACCGGCAATAACCGATAAGCAAGGTCGGTTCAGTTTGGCCGTTGAGAGCTCAAAAAAGGAATCGGAACCCAAGGGTTACTTGCAAGTGCTGAACAAAGACGGGGCGCCCATTTTTGTTTCCGATTCCGAAATTTTTTCAAAAGGGGGCGCCTTGGACCAGATTGAGCTTGTCGTGCCGGATGAGGCGATACAGGCGGCATCTTACGACTTCTCAAGATTTCAGTTCAAATCATTGGTAAGCATCAACCCGAATTACTTTGGGGCCTTCGAAAAGCTAAAGCTACCGATAAAGATACCGGTCATACAGCCGAAGAAGGGAGATACCAAGTATGAAGAACTTGAATGTATAGGGCTCTACACTGAAACCGACGAACTGGAGGCGGTTTTTAAAGTGAAATTGCCTTACGGATACGGAGGTGAACTATGCGGCTCTGGCAGTAAGGAATTCATTGCTTTTTATGTGGACTATGGTTCGGGATTTGAACCAGTCGGCCCAGCGGTTTCGGTAAGCGCACATAACCTCGGGGCGGCCCGAAAAGGCCCCTTGTGCTATGCGGTAAAACAGGTTGTGGATTTTGAAAAAAAGAGCTGTAAAACCCCTTACTTGGTAAAGGTAAGGGCTATTTTAAGTTGGAATACCCCACCTATGGGACCCCATTATGTACCTACTTGGGGTAATGTAAAAGAGGCGTGGGTACAAATTAACCCAAGTAAAAAAGCATGGGAGATTCTTACAGGTGATTTCAAGGAACTAAGCCTCGTAAAATCGTATAGCGACCTGCAGCATCTCAAGAAAGAACTCCTAGAGAAAGTGAAAGGTTCGCTTGACTATAACAAAAAAGACCTTGAGGAAGACCGTGTCGATTTTAAGGAGAACATTTTAAAGAACCCGAATTATTACGCGGGAATGGCAGATGAAAACGAGATCCAGAATGCCTATGATCAAGTCCATATGCTACCGCCCGAGATCTTGGAAAAATTCAAGCCAAAGTTGATCGATCCCAAATGGCTGTTTCCGATTAAACCCTTGAAGTACAACACTTCGTTTGAGGAACTGAGCTGTGTAGGCCTGTTCCCCGAACAAAATACGCTCGAGGCGGTAGTAGCGGTAAAGCGCCAAAATGGTTATAAGGGCAATCTGTGTAGCTTGGGCAGTGAAGAGTATGTTGCCTTTTATGTCGATTGGGGCGATGGTCTGGGCTATCGCCACGAGGGTACCCGATTTTTTAAGGTACATGACATCCCTAGAAACGTCAACCCCTTAATGTATGCGGTGAATCTTCGGGTAGACGATATGGATAGAAAGTCGAAATCATGTAAGGTGGAAAATATAATAAAGGTAAGGGCCATCCTCAGTTGGGAAGTCGCTCCTACCGGACCGAATTATAGACCTGCATGGGGCAATGTTAAGGAATGTCGCGTTCAGGTAAGAACATA is from Zobellia galactanivorans and encodes:
- a CDS encoding LacI family DNA-binding transcriptional regulator; this encodes MSKITLKKIATHFNVSISTVSKAINDSYEISEQLRTKIQDYAKANNYRPNKVALNLLNRNTKTIGIVIPNILNYFFVQVLYGIESVADIKGYSIITCITNQSLEKETKTLELLSAGSVDGIIISSAADESELPGHVPQIKKLHDNQIPMVMFDRVTDLIQCDKVIVDDYEAGYKATRFFINTGCRTIAVVTPIEDSNISKLRIDGYKKALDEMGVDFDEKLIVPIGKEDDLDITMSFLLNYRPIDAIMTLDEITAVKVMSIVQSRGYRVPEDISIIGFTNGELSKYVTPSLTMVSQHGKYIGETTVDILIDRIENKDSKKEFETKVVKTSLIVRNSTKKPL